A segment of the Psilocybe cubensis strain MGC-MH-2018 chromosome 5, whole genome shotgun sequence genome:
TCACCCAGTGTGTTGCCAATTGGCGCTCTTACGTTATCGAAGGTGATGTATGCAGTACCAGCAGTTGTCGAATAGCTGGTTTTAATCTGCTTGGTTTCAACACCTGGACCACGCTCTACCAGAATGACGGTAAATCCGTCCTCAGTCTTGCAGCCCACAGTGAAGTAATCGGCAAATCTAATTTTGCATATGGGTCAACATTTGGTAAAGTGTTGAAAAGATAAAATAGAACTTACGTTCCGTTAGTGATCCACTTCTTAGTTCCTAAGTTGAAATGTGGATCAGAAGACTACACCAGAACCACAACAGAAACCCGTACCGTTGATAATCCACTCCTTTCCATCTTCTGATTTAACAGCAGTTGTTTGCAAGCCCATAACATCGCTTCCTGCGTGTGCCTCTGAGATAGCAAGACAGATGAACTTCTTGCCGCTCAAAACTTCGGGTACGACTTTCGCTTTAAGCTCTTCGCTGCCAAAATTGAGGACTGGAGGAAGCCCAATAACCTTGCCACCCATGAGACCTACACTACGTGAGAACAAATAACACGGTATGGGGAAAGATAGCAGCGCACCATCACCGTAGCCTCGTAGACTTGATCTTGCGAATTCTTGGGTAATGATCAACTAGTAGGATGTGGGCAACGGTGAGTGTGGTGGGTTGGTGGCAACCGAGAAAATCCGTACCTCGTGGAAGTAGTCGAATGTCTCAGGCGTTACAAGACCGTCCATTAGAATGCGACCTTGGAGGTGTTTACCAGGCCCTAGACGCATGGCATGGATGTTCAGAGCACTAGGGAAAAGGTGGAATTGACGCTCAGTTTATTATTACATTGACTTTCGAAGACAGGATTGGCGACATACGTCATTTTGTCAATAACGCTCTGCGATGGTCGTTTCCCATCTGCTTCACGGTcctgtggtggtggtggtaagcCTCTTTGCTACAAAAAATTGTATGCGAAAACACTAACGAGAGCATCCTGATACACAACTTCATCGAAGAACCGCCGAACGGCCTTCTGGAAGATCCTATGTCCCTAAAAACAGGAACCACGGATTTAACTTCGCGCAAGCATCAAGGGGTAAGGATGTTAAGGACCTCAGTGTAGTAAGGGCTATGATAACCATCAGAGAGCCACGTAGGCTCAGCATAAGGAACTTTGCTGAGCTCCCCTGCAACCCGACCGTGGATATGAGGCTCCTCTCCGTCGATCTGACCGATGCGCAATCGTTGATATTGAGGTCTCTGGAGGACTTCGTAACGATGAAGGCTGAAGAATGCCTCGGTGGCGTCTTGTCCAGCTAATTGAAAGTGCCCACTTCAGATCAAGCTACGACCTTCAATAGACGAGTTGACTGACCGATTTCTGGGTCCAAGAGCACGGAAAGACCTCCGGGATGCATGGCTTTGAACTTGCTTAGGTCGTAGACCACCGCATCGATGATAATCCACTGAATAACCGACTGTGAGTGTATGTTTCAGAAACCGGTTCACCGAGGCGACACTTGCCAAATCATCGGGTTGGTTGTGCTGTACATTGAACACAGAAATTTAGAAACCTAGGCAGACATGATCCGGAAGTGTCTGACGTACCTTGCCAACCTCTTCCTTTGAGATTCGTTTGAGTTGTGTAGAGGCCATTCGATGTGATGAAGTAGTGTGGTGTCGCAAAAGTAGCAGCCGAGCCGAGAGAAGACAAATGTTTTGAATAAATGTAAAAGGATTGAACGTTACATGTGATAAGAGCTCCGGGGTAGTGCAATCACTATCACCACGAACCATGATGGTATCCCCATGCGTCTTATTTGCAGTGCCAATCAGCAGCCTCACATTTCATCCTTATTTTGTCTTAGTACCTTATTAACTTGAGCATTTGGGAGTTACAGCATTCtggaaagcatttgacaaaTGTTTATGAAAACAACTACAATTTGGAAGGGGGTAGGGATTTGTTTCCCAGTACACCGGCATTGTCTAATTCGCGTATACGACTTTCATCAAGACCATACTCGCGCAAAACAGCATACGTGTGAGTTCCCGGCTGTAGAATCACATTCTTCGAATCACAAGGTTTTCCCTGATCTATATGACTAGTAAGCTGGGGGTGGAAGGCCGGGATATTGGAAGTTTGTTTGCCAGCTTCTTGCGGTGTCAGAATTGGTACCGTACAAGCGTCAGTTCCTGTAATTGAAATCGGAATGGGTATTCCATGACCTCCCCGAACACGAATAAACACTGACCATGAAACAAGTCCGTCCAGAAATCTCTAGACCTTGTTAGAAAACCTTTGGTTAGATATTCTTGAAGCATTGGCCACTCGTCCTTCTGGAACTGTGTTGAAGGATTCGGCTTCCAACCATTCAAAGGGTTGAAATCTTTTGGAACGTGATCCGTAAAGGCCTCGATGAAAATCTTGAAAAATTGTGGCTCTAGGCAGCCAACCGACATCCAACCTCCGCCTTGACACGAGTATATGTTGTAAAAGGGTGATCCACCGTCCAAAATGTTGGTCCCTCGAGGTCCACCTACGATTCCAGTCTTGAGATAGTTTTGAATAAGGGGGAAGGACGAAAGATAACGCGTCCCAGAAACCTATCGAGAAAATAAATACTGTGAGGGAAGTGCAAGAAAAGCAGACTTACCATATCTGAATTCACCACTTGGCCTCGACctgttcttcctctttcaATGAGTGCCAGAAGGATCCCATTTGCGCATGTAAGTCCTCCCCCAGCAAAGTCGGCAAGAATATTTATCGGAAACGCGGGCTTTTCAGCAGTTCCGGGAAGCATCTATTGATATATCTGAGGTTATTGAAAGTTGCTTTAACATTGTGTCGCTGCTTACAGCCAAAACACCGCTCAATGCAAGATAATTAATATCGTGTCCCGCCATATTTTTGTGGGGTCCTAATGCTCCTTAAGTACGAAGGCAAATACAATGCATTGAATGAAGTATTCACACCTGTTCTTGGGAATCTAAGAACAAGGTTATCAACATATATCTGTGAAATGAAAGTTTTACGGCCTACCCAACAATCCTTGCATAGATAAGTTTCTCATTTAAACCCTTCCGTTGTCCATCTCCCAAAAACAGTTCAGGCCCAAGTCCGAGCCTTTCTAGAACACCAGGTCTGAAAGGGTCTATGAGAACATCTGTAGAGGCGATGAGTTCCTGGAGTAGCTGACGTCCACTGGGTTTCTTGGAGTCCACAATGATAGAGCGCTTTCCACGGCATAAAACATCATTGGAGGTAGAAGATGGCCGGTCGATGCGCGTTACAGAAGCACCATTGTCTGCCAAAATCATCCCAGCAAAGGGACCCGGTGCAAGACCTGCAAACTAACATCGCACATGTTTTTAGTAGGCTGAACATCCGGGTGTTGACACATTGGTACCTCGATAACTTTCAACCCAGAGAGAGCCATTAGTGAGAGCGAATAACAGCGTCGGGCATGATATTGTCAAGAATGATTCGCTTATATGTAGCCGGAGATGTTAGGTTCTGTTTTGAGCACTTTCTTGGACGCATGACCTGGGAACGATTATCAGAGGCGTTCAGGAGCCTCGGCACTGAAAACCATACGTAATTGCTTGCGATTTGACGATGGGGACGGAGCTATTTAATGCGAATCTGAGCGTTACTTGAATCGCTTTCGTTGAAGATGTCGGTGGGATGTGGCAGACGACGTCAAGAACGTACAAGGTTGACCGGAAACCAGCCACGGGCCGCGGGCAAACAAGCGCAACTATGAAGACGGTCTTGTGATCACCCAGCGACGCGCTTGAACTTCTTCTGGCACATCACTTCAACATATATACACATCTTCCAATGTTGTTCAAGTTTAACGGCCCGCAGGTGGCTTCTATGTCGATGTGGCAGGCTCCTCAGTGGAATAATAAAAGACACAACAGGAGTGGAGCAAACAGAACGACACATCGAGCACAATGATTCCTCTTACTCTGTTCTGTATATTGGCTGGAATTTTGAAACCAGCACTATCATTGTCACCTTTGAGACTTCAGGGACCGCCGACGCTCCCTGAAGATGCTTCGCATCCTTTAAACCCAGCCTTAGCAAGCTTTAGCATTGAAACTGCCTTTTTCGAGGAATTCTTTGGCAATGCTTCTGCTCCCAATCAGCTTTCGCTCAATCTATTGGAAA
Coding sequences within it:
- a CDS encoding Acyl-CoA dehydrogenase apdG codes for the protein MASTQLKRISKEEVGKSVIQWIIIDAVVYDLSKFKAMHPGGLSVLLDPEIAGQDATEAFFSLHRYEVLQRPQYQRLRIGQIDGEEPHIHGRVAGELSKVPYAEPTWLSDGYHSPYYTEGHRIFQKAVRRFFDEVVYQDALDREADGKRPSQSVIDKMTALNIHAMRLGPGKHLQGRILMDGLVTPETFDYFHELIITQEFARSSLRGYGDGLMGGKVIGLPPVLNFGSEELKAKVVPEVLSGKKFICLAISEAHAGSDVMGLQTTAVKSEDGKEWIINGTKKWITNGTFADYFTVGCKTEDGFTVILVERGPGVETKQIKTSYSTTAGTAYITFDNVRAPIGNTLGEEGGGIFVILSNFNHERWVMCCASARSQRGIIEECLKWTTQRKVFGKPLHSQAVIRSKLAGMISRAESVQSWLENITYQMCNMSYKQQAGKLAGQIALLKSYSTSCGQDTARDAVQVFGGRGITQTGMGKFIEHYHRTIPFDALLGGAEDVLADLGVRQALRAMPKDVRL
- a CDS encoding Alpha-methylacyl-CoA racemase, whose translation is MALSGLKVIEFAGLAPGPFAGMILADNGASVTRIDRPSSTSNDVLCRGKRSIIVDSKKPSGRQLLQELIASTDVLIDPFRPGVLERLGLGPELFLGDGQRKGLNEKLIYARIVGFPRTGALGPHKNMAGHDINYLALSGVLAMLPGTAEKPAFPINILADFAGGGLTCANGILLALIERGRTGRGQVVNSDMVSGTRYLSSFPLIQNYLKTGIVGGPRGTNILDGGSPFYNIYSCQGGGWMSVGCLEPQFFKIFIEAFTDHVPKDFNPLNGWKPNPSTQFQKDEWPMLQEYLTKGFLTRSRDFWTDLFHGTDACTVPILTPQEAGKQTSNIPAFHPQLTSHIDQGKPCDSKNVILQPGTHTYAVLREYGLDESRIRELDNAGVLGNKSLPPSKL